Genomic window (Deltaproteobacteria bacterium):
ATTCCTTGGACCAGAGGTGCCTCGAGATAAGCAAACTAAACCTACCAATATGAGCATCTACTCGATGCTTAGCAGCAGCTTTTATGGGCTCCGATGCGCCGTCCTATCGCCTAAGGCCCTCAATGACCTTACTTTAAGAGTTTCGGAGTCATCGCGGTGGAGTTCTTGCCTGTTTAATGCGGCTCATCCTGCCATCATCCAGACCAAAAACTCCACAACAAACGCCCCAATAACAATTTCTCGGGGCTTGAAAAAGCACTTTAAAGAGTATGTTGAGTGGGAAAAGGGGTCGGATTCAGGGTATAGTCCGTGCAAATGATACACAGATTCTAATAGGGTGTATTTCAAAACAAACCTCTCCGCCTGCAGGGCCGGGGTTCACCTTGTGGCAGTGTTTCGTGGACGGGTAGCAAGCCGGTTAACATGAAGACAGAGCGCGCGGATCAACTCGAACGTATTGTCTTGGTTTCAACGCCATGGCCTCTTTACAGCCGGCCTTCGGAAAAAATGGTGTCAGAGTCCCTACACATTTGACAAGGGCAGTTCCTTCACCGTCTTCGTAACAAGCTTTCCGAGCTTTTTTCATTTTTTTGCTTTATCCGGATTCTTCGACTCGCCTGGGTTACCCTGATTCGCTCCCACCAAATCGCGCCGCAGTTTTCCTTGGTTTCTTACCGCTACAGCGGTGGCAGTCGGCTTCGTATCGAAATAGTTGACCCTCCGAATGTTGCATAAACAACATGGCAACAGAAGACAAAAACCAAGAATAACATATAGTTGAGCATTGATGATGCCTTGTTCGCAAATCCACCGACAGTGACGTCCATGAAGACCGAAAAATCTGCCGTGTTTTTTGCCCTTTGGGAAAGCCGATGTCGAAGATGCGCCACACGAGGGATGCCGCATCTCCTGCGTTGTACCGCGGCGCACGGCAGACTACTACAGCTACACCCGTGACAGATACGGTCACACCCACACTTTTCTTGAGAGAAGCTCTCTGGCACGCCGAATCATCGCCATCGCGGGAACCAACAAAAAAGGCCCGGCTCACTACATTATATTGTGCCTCCTGACATTTTTGAGCCCATATATTGTGTTTTTTCTCTTGACTTTCGGAAAAATCCTGTTCTATTGAGCGATAACGTTCGACATGGCTCGTTATTCACTCAGACCAAAGGAGGAAAGTATCATGACAAAGGCAGAACTGGTGGAACGGATGGCAAAGGATGCGGGGATCTCAAAGGCTGCGGCCACCAAGGCGCTGAACTCATTTGTTGACAGTGTCAAGAAAGCTCTTAAGAAAAAGGACGGAAAGCTCACACTGGTTGGTTTCGGCACATTTGCCAAAATCCGTCGCAAGGCCCGTACAGGCGTAAACCCCGCGACAGGCAAAAAGATAAAGATCAAGGCACGCAATGCTGTAAAGTTCAAACCGGGCAAAGGCCTCAAAGACGCCATTTAGTGTCCACAGCAGCAGTTGAGCAAACAGCTATTGAAATAGAAATCTCAA
Coding sequences:
- a CDS encoding HU family DNA-binding protein, whose translation is MTKAELVERMAKDAGISKAAATKALNSFVDSVKKALKKKDGKLTLVGFGTFAKIRRKARTGVNPATGKKIKIKARNAVKFKPGKGLKDAI